The sequence TCAAGCTTCAGTTCAGGTCCACTTTGACCTTGCCACAGCTTAGCTTCGTCAAATGGAAGTGGACACACAGCCTGCAGTTTTGGATTGTAAACTAGTTGTCGCATTAAAAACTGTGCTTTCAAGTCCTCCTCGACGTTACCAGTATTGTACTCTGCCTGCTCCAAGTACGAGGCGGCCTGAATCACATATTATGAAGAGAAATGAACATTACATCCCGTATAACTAGGGCAATTGTTATAATTTCAGAAATAACGAAGGCTTACTTTTGCCACAGCTCGAAGAACAAACATGAAAGTGAAGTATAAGTTTCTAACACGATCCGGAAACCAAAAAACACGATCATACATCAACTCCAGATTCCTGCCCCACTGAAATTGCACACATAAAATCGGTTTTTGGTTAATATGGTTAAGGAAAATGGTTTAACGTTCTATGCTGAATTGAAATGATGCTTCAAAACCAGTTTTAAGGTAAAATTTGATGTTATAAAGTTTTTAAGGTAAAATTAATGTTATAAAAGTTCAACTGCGTACTTTTACAGTAGATTCAAGCAAGATTTGCTAAAActaacaaaatataaacaataaattaagTAAAGTTTTTTGAAGATACAAGGGAAACTGGGAAAGTTATTAAGCAAACCAGATTTTTAGTTTCATCAAGCAGATAGTCGGATGAGATATGAATCGAGATAGAGGAGTGAAGCCCTGAAATTAACTTGTACAACACGCTTCTCTCCGGACAAATTTCTCCAGATGTATCTGCAATAtacaaaaaaggaaaagaaagttCAGTCCATGTACAATTGAGAATTTCTATTTATTACTCAAGTACTGTTTCTAGAATCAGATTGCAGCCCCAAAAATCAAGTTTCTGGCCAAgataaaataacaaagaaagaaagaattaCACACACATACCAGAACTTCTTGATCTGTCCAAATACATGGCattctcaaaataaacttaCCCACTCTAGAAcaaatttgaaaacaataagcATCACACAAAATACTAGCATTACTAGATATCAGAAACTACCTAGAACAGTGTGATACAAGCAAAGTTGGTCAGCAGCATATAGTCACATCTCactaaaaaacacaaaaaacaaaatgaagACCTCCTCGATTTATGAAGAAACCACTATTAACAGATATTGTCTGCTTGCTAAAGCTCGACTATAAAATCATGTAAGGAATTATATAGACAAGAAACAAACATTTTGGACAGTTTTCAGAATATATAGCATTCCATATCCTCCTGGCTGATTCCCCAGTATAGCCAGTATATCGTTCAGGATTCAATAGTAGATTGACATATGTCATCTCACCTGCAAAAAAGAGAAAACTCTTTATTATAAACATGATTCTCCATTCACTTTTAAAATAAGTCATCACTAATAAATTGTGATTGTAATCTGCAAGAATCCAAATGGTTCAATTATAATAACTGTAAGCAGAGATAATCTCAGGTCGAGCTTACATAGGAATGCACACATGATTAATAGAGAGAAAAGGGAGAACCACAACTTATGTTTTGGTGCTTAGACCCACAAAATTTGTAAAGCAAGCAACAGCAATACATACTAATAATTTAAATGCTAGAAAAAGGAGAAAGGAGTTTTACGGTTATCCGTCTCGTCATCATGAGTCCAAGGATTATCCACTTCAATCCATCCCCTAAAGGCCTTTGTATCTAGTGTGCGATCAACAACATCTTGTTGGTTCTCCTCTTGACATTTTAAATCATCTGATGGCAGACCGTACAACATCGCCTTCTTAAAGGGTTCAGGAAATTCATTTTCTGGGCATTCACAAACACTACAATCACGTAACTTGCACATGCCATCATCAGGCCAAAAAGGGCAGTCACACCACAGCTTAACCTGTATATTTAATGAGTAACATCAGCTTGCTGCAGATATTAatggttatttttaattcaGTGAATAAGAAATTTTGATCTTGTTTGCAGGCTCACCACCATCTAATAAGCTCAAACTATTTCCAAATAATGAAATTCGTTGATATTGGAAGCAACCACTTAAATACGCAAAATAAAAACTTTAGTTTCACCAAATCAAACCTAACAAACTGTAAATCATTATTTTACATAAGGgcaacattttaaaatatggcGGTGCGCCCTTGAA comes from Primulina huaijiensis isolate GDHJ02 chromosome 2, ASM1229523v2, whole genome shotgun sequence and encodes:
- the LOC140964745 gene encoding endoplasmic reticulum oxidoreductin-1-like, encoding MAEAKVVVDNNEKIEKLIEEKRGKRKWALIGAVVMLMAAASLTLKHDRDHKSCHCSQDSRKYTGIVEDCCCDYETIDSVNEAVLHPLLQELVKTPFFRYFKVKLWCDCPFWPDDGMCKLRDCSVCECPENEFPEPFKKAMLYGLPSDDLKCQEENQQDVVDRTLDTKAFRGWIEVDNPWTHDDETDNREMTYVNLLLNPERYTGYTGESARRIWNAIYSENCPKYTSGEICPERSVLYKLISGLHSSISIHISSDYLLDETKNLWGRNLELMYDRVFWFPDRVRNLYFTFMFVLRAVAKAASYLEQAEYNTGNVEEDLKAQFLMRQLVYNPKLQAVCPLPFDEAKLWQGQSGPELKLEIQKNFKNISALMDCVGCEKCRLWGKLQVLGLGTALKILFSVDGKNQPLQLQRNEVIALVNLLHRLSESVKLVQELGPLVKQTMEGFISPPPPQETRFWQRVR